CACACCGAGCTCCTCGCGCACGAGTTCGGCGTGGAGAACTTCTCGCTCGTGCTCTCGGCCGGCGAGCTGTTCTTCTTCCACCTCACGACCCACGTGTCGATGCGGCAGGCGATCGACGACATCACGCCCCAGCGCACGGGCGACGTGCTCGACCTCGCCGGCGCGTTCGCCGCGTCCATGGGCACGCCCGACGAGCTCATCGGCCTCGCGGGCCTCAACCCGCACGCGGGCGAGAACCGGCTCTTCGGCGACGAGGACGCCGACATCCTCGCGCCCGCCGTCGCGGCCGCGAAGGAGCGGGGCCTGAACGTCGTCGGCCCCGTCCCCGGCGACGCGCTGATCCCGGCCGCCGTCCGCGGCAAGTACAAGCTCGTGGTCGTCTGCTACCACGACCAGGGGCACGCGCCCTTCAAGGCCGTCTACGGCGACGACGGCGTGAACATCACCGTGGGCCTGCCCGTGGTGCGGGTGTCCGTCGACCACGGGACCGCGTTCGACATCGCCGGGCAGGGCATCGCCCGCGAGGCGAGCCTTGTACTGTCGGTGGAGCGCGCCGCCTCCCTGGCCCCCGGCTGGGACCACGTCTGGCGCACGGCGCAGAAGATCGACGCCCCCGCCGCCTGACCCGTGACCCCCGAGGAGACCGTGCCGAACCGGATCGACGACCTGGATCCCGGCGCGATCTCCTCGGCGCACGCGGGCCCGCTGCACGCGCAGCTGACCGCGCTGCTGCGGGCCCGCATCGTCGACGGCGCCTGGCCGCCCGGCTCCCAGCTCCCGACCGAGGCCGAGCTGCAGGAGCGCTTCGGCGTGTCCCGCTCGGTCGTCCGCCAATCGCTGCACGCGCTGACGGCCGAGGGGCTCGTCCAGCGGGGACGCGGGCGCGGCAGCATCGTCGCGCCGCGCGGCGAGCTGCACCGCCTCGTGCAGCGGGTGTCGGGGCTCTCCACCCAGGTGCCGTCCGTGACCACGCGCGTGCTGGAGCTGGCGGCCGGGCGCGACGCGGACGCCGAGCGCGTGCTCGGCGGATCCGATGTGCACCTCCTGCGCCGGCTCCGCTCGGCGGGCGGCGAGGCCGTCGCGCTCATCCACACCTGGCTGCCCCGCCGCATCGCCGAGCGGCTGACGGCGGACGACCTCACCGACGCCTCCCTGCACGCGCTCCTCCGCTCCCGGCTCGGGGTACAGGTCGCCGCCGGCCGCCGGCAGGTGCGGGCCGTGGGCGCGTCGGCGGAGGTCGCCGCCGCGCTGCGCGTCGCCGAGGGCG
This is a stretch of genomic DNA from Clavibacter zhangzhiyongii. It encodes these proteins:
- the pdxA gene encoding 4-hydroxythreonine-4-phosphate dehydrogenase PdxA, which produces MTLPRLALTLGDVAGIGPEITAKTLLGHDDLREKAIPVVIGDEAAMRRGVVAVGGDPEKVRVIASVAEARNEPGTIELIQTGPSLADVPVGELSAAAGDGSYRFVVEACRLAREGEVDGIVTAPLNKAAMHAGGHKWPGHTELLAHEFGVENFSLVLSAGELFFFHLTTHVSMRQAIDDITPQRTGDVLDLAGAFAASMGTPDELIGLAGLNPHAGENRLFGDEDADILAPAVAAAKERGLNVVGPVPGDALIPAAVRGKYKLVVVCYHDQGHAPFKAVYGDDGVNITVGLPVVRVSVDHGTAFDIAGQGIAREASLVLSVERAASLAPGWDHVWRTAQKIDAPAA
- a CDS encoding GntR family transcriptional regulator, which produces MPNRIDDLDPGAISSAHAGPLHAQLTALLRARIVDGAWPPGSQLPTEAELQERFGVSRSVVRQSLHALTAEGLVQRGRGRGSIVAPRGELHRLVQRVSGLSTQVPSVTTRVLELAAGRDADAERVLGGSDVHLLRRLRSAGGEAVALIHTWLPRRIAERLTADDLTDASLHALLRSRLGVQVAAGRRQVRAVGASAEVAAALRVAEGAPVLVLEGTSTDASGDPVEVFRTWHRADRFVFDIDVLTGDGEPAPPTRPAAADDPAGSSDPVVEAPSSSPDASSDDAALAARALALSRELADLARRLR